CGACTAACAAAAAAAGCTGATCATGGTCCCTGTAGCTGATTTTTGAGGCCCTGTTTATTGGCCTCATTGTGGCTGTGTATGGCTTAAGCTTGCTCGTCCAGCGCCGTATTCAAATGCGGCAACTGCCCCCACTGCGTACAGGTCCAGTTCAAGTCCGCATCAATACTGAAGAAGTTCAGGCTGGTATTCAGAATTGCGTGAGTGCGCTTGGCATTCAGTGGCTGCTGGTTCAGCTTGCGCCAGACCATATCAATAACGCCACCGTGTGCAAAAACCAGCAGGTTCTTGCCTGCATTCCGCTGGGACAGTTCTTCAAAGCAGCTCAGTATTCGCATCTGGAATTGGCGGAGCGACTCGCCGCCTTCCACGGCGTAATCAATATCTACCGTATCGTCTGGCTGATCCGGGC
This genomic window from Alcaligenes faecalis contains:
- a CDS encoding histidine phosphatase family protein; the encoded protein is MNTSICLIRHGETAWNAVRRLQGWQDIELNETGREQARALQSYLCSPAFQMPVDVVISSDLQRASETAKIACQHWDIEIQQVQGLRERGFGTLEGQAWDAAGRHGPDQPDDTVDIDYAVEGGESLRQFQMRILSCFEELSQRNAGKNLLVFAHGGVIDMVWRKLNQQPLNAKRTHAILNTSLNFFSIDADLNWTCTQWGQLPHLNTALDEQA